ACGGGCTGAAAAATTTATCCATTCAGCTTCAAGACTGATCAATCTGTTAGGTGAAAAGACGTAAAAAGTGCCTGGGGTGAACCGTGACCCTAGGCACTTTTTATTTACTTAAATGTAATTTATTATAATAGTACATAATGAATGGGTTTTGATTTGTCCATAAAAAAGATCATGGGAGGATCTATGAACTGGTACAGCTTTTTTGTACAGAGTGGGAAAGAAGAAGAAATTAAACTTTTTATGGATCGATTTTATGCGCTACAGCACTTGAGTTGTCTAGTACCCAAACGAATGATTCCGGAACGAAAGCAGGGAAAGACTCGTCATTGCACCAAAGTATTGTTTCCAGGCTATATTTTTATCCAAACCGGACAGATTCAAGATTTATATTACAACATCAAAAAAACGCCATATATTTTGTATATGGTCAATGGCGGCATTCACAAGCATGATCAGGCTGCCAATTTTTTCACTCCGATTCCCAAAGAACAGATGGACTGGCTCATCCAGCTATGCGGTGTCAACGGAACAATGGGATACTCGGATATCATTCTCGGCGGGAACCAAATCAAAGTAACGTCCGGACCACTCCTCGGCAAAGAAGCGATGATACGGAAAATTGATAAACGCAAGTCAAGGGCCAAAATTGAGGTGCAGTTGCTGAACGAGGTCAAATTGATCGATGTTGGCATCAATGTCTTACTTGCTTGAGTTAACTGGATGAGCATTGGTAGGAGATTGCAGGGAAGAGGAGTAAGGAAATCGGTGTCCCTCAATGGAATGCTAAACAGTTGAGGCATAATAAAGTATATTTTTGAAACCGTTGATCTGATACATGATCAACGGTTTTTTTGATTTATTGACAAGAATATGGTATGTGAAATGTCAGGGGGACAAGAACATGTACAGATTGCCGGAATGGGCAAGAACATGGTTTTATTGTCGATTTGATAAATGTATATCGTAGAGAAGTAGTAGCCTAATATAAATATTTACCTCTTGCATAAAGAACATACGTTCGGTTTATAATATACAAACATACGTTCTTAAATGTACAGGAGTGATTTCAGTGTTGACTAAGCAACGAACCATTATGCTCATTGATATGCAGAGCTTTTATGCTTCAGTTGAAAAGGTAAAAATGCCTCAATACAAAAATAGACCATTAGCTGTCGCTGGAGACCCCGCAAGACGTTCTGGAATTATTCTTGCCGCTTGTCCACTAGCCAAAGCGAAGGGTGTATCTACCGCGGAACCACTTTGGCAGTCTCTTCAGAAGTGCCCTGAACTGATCATTGTGAGACCACACATGCAAGAATACATCGAAGTATCCACTCAAATCATGTCCATTATTGAGGAGTTCACCGATCTGGTCGAACCGTACAGTATAGACGAATTATTCGCTGATTTTACAGGGTCTATGCATCTATTCGGTAATGATCCAGTCGATTTGGCCAAGCAAATTCAAGACAAAATCTATAATGAAACAGGCGTTTACGCGAGAGCTGGCATTGGTGAAAACAAAATCATCAGTAAATTATGCTGCGATATGATCGCTAAAAAAGCAGAGGGGGGCATTTTCCACTTAAAAAAAGAGGAGTTACACCTCCACATTGGAGATAAGCCCATCCGCGATATGTGGGGGATAGGCTCCAGAATGGAAAAACATCTGTGGAAGATGGGCATCCGAACCATTAGAGACTTAGCAAATACACCTCTTTCTAAACTAAGAAATAAGTGGGGGGTTAATGGAGAAGTCATCTGGCGAGTCGCAAATGGAATCGACAATTCGCCAGTAACCGTCAACACGCACAGTACACAAAAAGATATCGGAAACGGAATGACCCTGCCTAGAGATTTCACAGAGGCTTGGGAGATCGAAATGGTTGTTCTCGATATCTGCACTGAAGTATGCAGAAGAGCCCGTAAAAAGGGACTGATGGGTAGTGTCATATCCGTAAGTGTGTCTGGAGCGGATTTTGACCACCCCACTGGTTTTCACAGGCAGGTTAAACTGTCTGATCCTACA
This Paenibacillus xylanexedens DNA region includes the following protein-coding sequences:
- the loaP gene encoding antiterminator LoaP; the encoded protein is MNWYSFFVQSGKEEEIKLFMDRFYALQHLSCLVPKRMIPERKQGKTRHCTKVLFPGYIFIQTGQIQDLYYNIKKTPYILYMVNGGIHKHDQAANFFTPIPKEQMDWLIQLCGVNGTMGYSDIILGGNQIKVTSGPLLGKEAMIRKIDKRKSRAKIEVQLLNEVKLIDVGINVLLA
- a CDS encoding DNA polymerase IV; the protein is MLIDMQSFYASVEKVKMPQYKNRPLAVAGDPARRSGIILAACPLAKAKGVSTAEPLWQSLQKCPELIIVRPHMQEYIEVSTQIMSIIEEFTDLVEPYSIDELFADFTGSMHLFGNDPVDLAKQIQDKIYNETGVYARAGIGENKIISKLCCDMIAKKAEGGIFHLKKEELHLHIGDKPIRDMWGIGSRMEKHLWKMGIRTIRDLANTPLSKLRNKWGVNGEVIWRVANGIDNSPVTVNTHSTQKDIGNGMTLPRDFTEAWEIEMVVLDICTEVCRRARKKGLMGSVISVSVSGADFDHPTGFHRQVKLSDPTNITVDVCKIAKRIFHQYWDGQPVRRVGVSLSQLSNADTYQLSFFDDQEQKRAIDQVMDDIKDRFGDIAILRASSITAAGQAIDRASKIGGHYK